Proteins found in one Carcharodon carcharias isolate sCarCar2 chromosome 8, sCarCar2.pri, whole genome shotgun sequence genomic segment:
- the LOC121281461 gene encoding Schwann cell myelin protein-like, whose protein sequence is MSTSHCNLALIVMCLIQGSVCQWSVWVDDAVYVWEGESVILNCSFQYPDPLRDPSTVTARWLKNSPFPNNHQAAEIYNSRNLERVSPDVQLIGDLNERNCTLQIDNIHKADTGIYYFRFELGQGNNWSGEDGISVHVYGRPTKPYISVPEEVLEGDELVTLTCSSTNIDQRGRATLSWDGISDLTEWVPRTEEQWAGYSWSLTSNFAFIPSYQHHNRVIKCMVNYIPYPYSDESDVTLQIRCCRDEGKEGERRKLDMEKTGIKGGRKTGRRK, encoded by the exons atgagcacatcacactgcaaCCTGGCACTTATAGTCATGTGTCTCATCCAGG GGTCAGTCTGCCAGTGGTCTGTCTGGGTCGATGATGCTGTTTACGTTTGGGAAGGAGAATCCGTGATATTGAATTGTTCCTTTCAGTATCCTGATCCACTCCGAGACCCCTCCACTGTAACTGCCAGGTGGCTAAAGAACTCTCCCTTTCCTAATAACCACCAGGCTGCTGAAATATACAACAGCAGGAACTTGGAGAGAGTCTCGCCTGATGTGCAGCTGATCGGAGACCTGAATGAGAGAAACTGCACACTTCAGATTGACAACATCCACAAAGCTGACACTGGGATTTACTACTTCAGATTTGAACTGGGTCAGGGCAACAACTGGTCTGGAGAAGATGGGATCAGTGTCCATGTATATG GTCGCCCTACGAAGCCATATATATCTGTCCCAGAAGAAGTGCTTGAAGGTGATGAATTGGTGACTTTGACCTGTTCCTCCACAAACATTGACCAAAGAGGGAGAGCCACTCTGAGCTGGGATGGTATCTCTGATTTGACGGAATGGGTCCCCAGAACCGAAGAACAGTGGGCTGGATACTCCTGGTCACTCACGAGTAATTTTGCATTCATCCCATCTTACCAGCACCACAACAGGGTCATCAAATGTATGGTGAATTACATACCATACCCATACTCAGATGAAAGCGACGTAACATTACAAATACGAT GCTGccgggatgaagggaaagagggagaaaggaggaAATTGGATATGGAGAAGACAGGGATCAAAGGAGGAAGGAAGACAGGAAGGAGGAAGTAG